From the genome of Leguminivora glycinivorella isolate SPB_JAAS2020 chromosome Z, LegGlyc_1.1, whole genome shotgun sequence, one region includes:
- the LOC125241692 gene encoding uncharacterized protein LOC125241692 isoform X2: MKAQTFAPIMDPNDLSALTPAHFLIGRPLTAPPCKDLTAETGRLPRYEMLEKMRQHFWQRWSKQYISELQTRTKWQTQGQDIVLNALVLVKEDNLPPLKWRLGRVVALFTGNDGVSRVADVKTANGTIRRAFTKLCPLLMPPEGDTAPTSSASPLPH; the protein is encoded by the coding sequence ATCCCAACGACCTCTCCGCATTAACTCCAGCTCATTTCCTTATTGGCCGACCGCTGACAGCACCCCCCTGCAAGGACCTGACGGCAGAAACGGGCCGGCTCCCACGCTACGAGATGCTGGAGAAAATGCGACAACACTTTTGGCAGCGATGGTCGAAACAATATATTTCTGAGCTGCAGACCAGAACTAAATGGCAGACGCAAGGCCAGGATATCGTTCTAAACGCTTTAGTTTTGGTGAAAGAAGATAATCTACCACCCCTCAAATGGCGTTTGGGCCGGGTGGTAGCTTTGTTCACAGGCAACGACGGAGTGTCTCGCGTCGCTGACGTAAAAACAGCGAACGGGACCATACGAAGGGCATTCACCAAACTTTGCCCTCTCTTGATGCCGCCAGAGGGCGACACTGCGCCTACCTCATCCGCATCACCACTACCACATTGA